In Kineosporia sp. NBRC 101731, the genomic window ACGCTCGACAAGCGTTACAAGCACACGATCGAGGTGGTTGTCGACCGGCTGGCGGCCAAGGCCTCCTCCAAGCAGCGCCTCACCGACTCCGTCGAGACGGCGTTGCTGCTGGCCAACGGGATCGTGGTGGCCGACCTGGTGGACGAGCCCGAGGGCGCGCCCGACCGGGAACGGCGCTTCAGCGAGAAGATGGCCTGTCCCAACGAGCACCCGATCGCGATCGACGACGTCGAGCCGCGGGTGTTCTCGTTCAACAACCCGTTCGGTGCCTGCCCCGAGTGCACCGGTATCGGCACGAAGCTCGAGGTCGACGCCGAGCTGCTGGTGCCCGACGAGGATCTCACCCTGGCCGAGGGAGCGATCATCCCGTGGACGCAGGGTTCGGCGGAGTACTTCCTGCGCCTGATGAAAGCCCTGGGCAAAGACCTCGGGTTCAACGTCAACACTCCGTGGCGGGCCCTGCCGGAGCGGGCGAGGACGGCTCTGCTCGAGGGGCAGGACTACCAGGTCCACGTGAAGTTCAAGAACCGCTTCGGCCGGGAACGCTCCTACACCACGGGTTTCGAGGGTGTCATCCCGTTCATCCAGCGTCGCCACTCGGAGACCGAGTCGGACTGGAGTCGCGAGCGGTACGAAGGCTTCATGCGGCAGATCCCGTGCCCCGTCTGTAAGGGAAGCCGCCTGCGTCCCGAGGTGCTGGCCGTCACGGTCGGTGGCCGGTCGATCGCTGACGTCTGTGCGCTGCCGCTGCGTGAGGCCGCAGAATTCCTCGGTTCGCTCGAGTTGACCAGTCGTGAGAAGCAGATCGCCGACCAGGTGCTGAAGGAGATCCACGCCCGCGTCGGCTTCCTGCTCGACGTCGGCCTGGAGTACCTGTCGCTCGACCGGGCTGCGGGCACACTGTCCGGTGGTGAGGCGCAGCGCATCCGGCTGGCCACGCAGATCGGGTCCGGGCTGGTCGGTGTGCTCTATGTGCTGGACGAGCCGAGTATCGGTCTGCACCAGCGCGACAACCGGCGCCTGATCGACACTCTCACGCGTCTGCGTAACCTGGGTAACACGCTGATCGTCGTCGAGCACGACGAGGACACGATCCGTGCCGCCGACTGGGCGGTCGACATCGGTCCGGGCGCGGGCGAGCACGGTGGTTACGTCGTGCACTCCGGCACCGTGAAAGAGCTGTACGAGCACCCCACCTCGCTGACCGGCATGTACCTGTCGGGCCGCAAGGAGATCGAGGTCCCACAGGTCCGGCGCCCGCGTGACCCGAAGCGTCAGCTGACCGTGGTGGGAGCTCGCGAGCACAACCTCAAGGGCCTGGACGTCTCGTTCCCGCTGGGTTGTCTGGTGGCGGTCACCGGGGTGAGTGGCTCCGGCAAGTCCACGCTGGTCAACGACATCCTTTACACCGTGCTGGCCAACAAGCTGAACGGCGCCCGCCAGGTGGCCGGCCGGCACAAGACGGTGAAGGGCCTGGAGCACCTCGACAAGGTGGTCCACGTCGACCAGAGCCCGATCGGCCGTACCCCGCGCTCGAACCCCGCCACCTACACCGGGGTCTGGGACCACGTGCGGAAGCTGTTCGCGCAGACCCAGGAGGCCAAGGTCCGCGGTTACCAGCCGGGCCGGTTCTCGTTCAACGTCAAGGGTGGCCGCTGCGAGGCGTGCTCCGGCGACGGCACCATCAAGATCGAGATGAACTTCCTGCCCGACGTCTACGTGCCGTGCGAGGTCTGCCAGGGAGCCCGGTACAACCGGGAGACCCTCGAGGTGCACTTCAAGGGCAAGACCGTGGCCGACGTGCTGGACATGCCGATCGAAGAGGCAGCCGAGTTCTTCGAGGCCGTCCCGGCGATCGCCCGGCACCTGCGCACCCTGGTGGACGTCGGCCTCGGGTACGTGCGTCTGGGCCAGTCGGCGCCGACCTTGTCCGGCGGTGAGGCGCAGCGCGTGAAGCTGGCCAGCGAGCTGCAGAAGCGCTCGACCGGCCGCAGCATCTACGTGCTGGACGAGCCGACCACGGGTCTGCACTTCGAGGACATCCGCAAGTTGCTGGGAGTGCTCCAGGGACTGGTGGACAAGGGCAACTCGGTCCTGGTCATCGAGCACAACCTCGACGTGATCAAGTCGTCCGACTGGATCGTCGACCTCGGTCCTGAGGGCGGTAGCGGCGGCGGCACCCTGGTCGCCGAGGGCACGCCGGAAGACGTCGCGACGGTTCCGGAGAGCCACACGGGCCGCTTCCTCGCCGATCTCCTCGACATCGAGAACCCGAACGCGATCGAGGGCCGCGGGGCGGAGATCAAGAAGTCCCGGTCGGTCGCCGCGACGATCACGAGTGTCGGCCAGTCCGCCACCAGTAAGGCGGTTCCGGCCAAGAACGCAGCGGCCAAGAGCACGGCAGCCAAGAGCACGGCAGCCAAGAGCGCAGCGGCCAAGAGCACGGCCACCAAGAGCGTGACGGCGAAGACCACGGCGGCGAAGAAAGCACCCGCAGCCAAGAAGGCCCCGGCGAAGAAGGTGGTGTCCCCGGCCCGGGCCGCATCCAAGCGGGTCGATCTGGACGCTTCGGATTCGGTGAGTCCGCGGCGTCGTTAGCTCGGGCGGGACGGGGTGTCTCCGGCACGAAGACACCTCGTCCCTGAGCAGCAGTCGGCAGAGGGGGGCCGCAGGGCCGGCGTGGTGCGGCTCAGGACCGGTCGAGCTCGGGCCGGGTCAGGCCGAACGAGGCTCGGCAGGAGTTCATCCCCGTGACCTGGACAGCGGGGCGGGTGCCTCCACGCCAGCTTTCTGCGGTCAGGCGGAGCCGATCGGAGATCAGCGCCTCGCCGTCACGAGCGTCCACGCGGATGCCGTCAGGCCGGTAGCCGAGTTTGCGGGAGACACCCTGAGACGCGCGGTTGTCCGGGAACACCTCGGTCAGCGCCGCAGTGGCGCCGAGATGATCGAAGGCCAGCACGAGCAGGCCTGTCCGGGCCTCGGTTCCGTAGCCGTGGCCCTGGTGCGGCAGGCCCAGCCACGATCCGCTGGTGACCTCCCGGACCACGGGGAAGTCCTGGGCGCGAAGGCCCACGAGGCCGATCGGCCGTCCGGCCAGGAAAACCCCCAGATTCAGCGCCCACGACGCCACGTCCCAGGCCGCGAGGTCACGCCAGTGCGACTGCAGCACGTTCCGGGCCCGGTCCGCCGGGGAACCGTCCGTCCATGGCGTCAGGAACGGACGCTCACCCGCAGGATGCACACCCTGGCCGGCGACCTCCGCTATCTCGGCGATCTCTTCCTCGCGGGGAAGGCGTAGCTCGAGGCGTGGTGTGACGACGGAGAGTCCGTACAGCGGCCAGAGGTCGGGGAGCACACCGCGGGATTCTGCCAGCCGCTCACGGACGAACGGCGAAGAACACACTCATCCGGTGTCCCTTTGGCGGCTTTTTCGGGCACTCTGTAGCGGTGCGAGAAGCATCCGTAACAGAGTCCACCGTCGTCAGCCCGTCCTCACGCGGGAGCGCTTATTACGACCGCTGGTACTCCGACATGCAGATGTCACCGGTCAAGGACGCCATCCTGGCCCGCCGCCTCGGAATGCCGGCCGACTTCGGTCCGGTCGGCGTGCTGCCGTTCGGGGCGCTGGACGAGGTCACCGAAGGGCTGGCCCTGACCGAGGGTGCTTTGCTGGCCGACATTGCTTGTGGCCGGGGCGGTTACGGGATCGAAGTGGCCCGGCGGGCGGATGCGCGGCTGGCGGGGGTCGACTTCTCCGCCGTCGCGCTCGGGCAGGCCCGGCGTACGGCGGCCCGCCGGCTGGGGCGGGAAGTGACAGCAGCTGATCTGGGGAGGCCGGCGCGGACCGGTCTACCGGGGCCGCGGGCGAACGGCGACAGCCCGAGTGCTGCGCAGGACGCCCCGCACGGCACACCGGCCAACACCGGCTGGCCCGGCTCACCGTACCTGGACACCGACCGTGCGCAGTTCTGGCTCGGCACGCTGACCGGCACCGGTCTGTCCACGGAGTCGGTCGATGCCCTGCTGTGCACCGACTCGATCCAGCTCGCCGGTCCGCCGGCTGCTGCGCTCGCTGAATTCCGCAGGGTGCTGCGCCGTGGGGGCCGGCTCGTGCTCACCACCTGGCTGGCCACGGATCCGGGCGATGCCCGGGTGCCGGAACGGATCCGGCGGCTCGATCTGCGGCGGGACCTGACCGATGCCGGCTTTGAGGACGTCGTGGTCGAGGAGCGCCCGGAGTGGGCGGCCGCGGAACGAGGCCTGTACGAGGAGGCCGTCACCACCCCGAACGACGGGAATGACCTGGCGCTGGCCTCGCTGCAGGATGAGGGGCGTGCGGCCCTGGAGGACTTCGACAAGCTGCGACGGGTCGTGGCCTTCGCGACCCGACCGTAGACCGAGCGGTGGACGTCGACGAGAAGCTCGTCGACGTCCACCATTTCGGAGCTTCGGCGGATCGTGGGTGCAGGTGTTCGGGGTGGGGCTGTGGGGGTGTTGACCTGCGACCGCAGAGGCACGATCCGCGCGGTGTGTGAGCGGTGAGGGCCGCCCACGGATGCGGACGCGGAGCTGAAGGCGGAAACTCCTGGGGCTCAAGAGCATCCGCCCTGACCGGTCCGGTGGCTACTTGAAGTACTGGTACACGACGTAGACGACGAGCAGGATGATCAGGACTTCCATGGGCACCTCACCTTGGCCGAAGGGGTCCTGGAAATAGTCATCCGCGGGAACCGGGCAGACAAGGTGCTCCTGGTGCCCTGCCGGGACCGGCTGCTGCACCGCCCGGCGGCCATCCGCAGGACAGGTGCCATGTGACAGGCCCGGTGCCGGGGTGTACGAGGGCACAACCCGTGCACTGCGGATGCACTCTGGGAACTGCTGGCGACGGACCCGGCCCGGGCCCGTCGCCGTGTCGTGTTACTTGGGGTCGTAGGCGAGGTTCGGGCGTAGCAGCTTCTCGGTCTCGGACTGGGTCAGTCCCCGTCGAGCGGCGTAGTCGGCCACCTGGTCGGCACCGATCCGGCCCACGGTGAAGTACTTGGCCTCCGGATGGGCGAAGATCAGGCCGCTGACGGCGGCGGCAGGGCTCATGGCCCAGCTCTCGGTCAGCGTGATTCCGATCTGGTCGGCCTTCAGAAGGTCGAAAAGCTCTTCCTTGAGCTTGTGATCGGGGGAGGCCGGGTACCCGAGCGCAGGGCGGATGCCGCGGAACCGCTCGGCGTGCAGGTCTTCCAGCAGGGGCTGGGCGTCGGGCTCGAACCACTCCCGGCGGGCCTGCAGGTGGATCTGCTCGGCGAAGGCCTCGGCCAGTCGGTCGGCGAGGGCCTTCACCATGATCGCGCGGTAGTCGTCGTTCTGGGCCTCATAGGACATGGCGAGTTTTTCCGCGCCCTGGATGGCCACCGCGAAACCGCCCAGGTGATCACCCGAACCGCTGGGGCCGATGTAGTCGGACAGGGCCCGGTTGGGACGGCCCTCGGGCTTCACCGTCTGCTGGCGCAGCATCGGGAAACGGACACCGCCCTCGAGCACGATGTCGTCGCCCTCGGTGTGGGCCGGCCAGAAGCCGTACGCGCCCTGGGCGGTGAAGTGCCCGGCCGAGATGATCTCGTCCAGAAGAGTGTTCGCGTCGTCGAAGAGTTCCTGGGCCACCGGCTCCTTCAGGACGGCCGGGTACTTGCCCTTGATCTCCCAGGCCAGGAACAGGAAGGTCCAGTCGATCAGGCCCCGCAGTTCGGTGAGGTCGGCGTCGACGGTGCGCAGACCGGTGAACGTGGGGGTGGGAAGATTGGAGAAGTCGACCTTCTCGGCGTTCAGCCGGGCCTGCGTGACCGGCAGCAGCGGGTTGGCGCGGCGGTTGGCATGAGCCACCCGCAGGCGTTCCTGCTCGGTGCGGGTCTCGGCGAGGAATCCGGTGGACTGAGTAGGGCTGAGCAGCGCGGACGCGACCCCGACGACCCGGGAG contains:
- a CDS encoding GNAT family N-acetyltransferase → MLPDLWPLYGLSVVTPRLELRLPREEEIAEIAEVAGQGVHPAGERPFLTPWTDGSPADRARNVLQSHWRDLAAWDVASWALNLGVFLAGRPIGLVGLRAQDFPVVREVTSGSWLGLPHQGHGYGTEARTGLLVLAFDHLGATAALTEVFPDNRASQGVSRKLGYRPDGIRVDARDGEALISDRLRLTAESWRGGTRPAVQVTGMNSCRASFGLTRPELDRS
- the uvrA gene encoding excinuclease ABC subunit UvrA — protein: MSDRLIVRGAREHNLKDVSLDLPRDALVVFTGLSGSGKSSLAFDTIFAEGQRRYVESLSAYARQFLGQMDKPDVDFIEGLSPAVSIDQKSTSRNPRSTVGTITEVYDYLRLLWARAGRAHCPICGEPITKQTPQQIVDRLLDLPEGTRFQVLAPVVRARKGEFVDLFADLQTKGFSRARVDGKVVSLADSPTLDKRYKHTIEVVVDRLAAKASSKQRLTDSVETALLLANGIVVADLVDEPEGAPDRERRFSEKMACPNEHPIAIDDVEPRVFSFNNPFGACPECTGIGTKLEVDAELLVPDEDLTLAEGAIIPWTQGSAEYFLRLMKALGKDLGFNVNTPWRALPERARTALLEGQDYQVHVKFKNRFGRERSYTTGFEGVIPFIQRRHSETESDWSRERYEGFMRQIPCPVCKGSRLRPEVLAVTVGGRSIADVCALPLREAAEFLGSLELTSREKQIADQVLKEIHARVGFLLDVGLEYLSLDRAAGTLSGGEAQRIRLATQIGSGLVGVLYVLDEPSIGLHQRDNRRLIDTLTRLRNLGNTLIVVEHDEDTIRAADWAVDIGPGAGEHGGYVVHSGTVKELYEHPTSLTGMYLSGRKEIEVPQVRRPRDPKRQLTVVGAREHNLKGLDVSFPLGCLVAVTGVSGSGKSTLVNDILYTVLANKLNGARQVAGRHKTVKGLEHLDKVVHVDQSPIGRTPRSNPATYTGVWDHVRKLFAQTQEAKVRGYQPGRFSFNVKGGRCEACSGDGTIKIEMNFLPDVYVPCEVCQGARYNRETLEVHFKGKTVADVLDMPIEEAAEFFEAVPAIARHLRTLVDVGLGYVRLGQSAPTLSGGEAQRVKLASELQKRSTGRSIYVLDEPTTGLHFEDIRKLLGVLQGLVDKGNSVLVIEHNLDVIKSSDWIVDLGPEGGSGGGTLVAEGTPEDVATVPESHTGRFLADLLDIENPNAIEGRGAEIKKSRSVAATITSVGQSATSKAVPAKNAAAKSTAAKSTAAKSAAAKSTATKSVTAKTTAAKKAPAAKKAPAKKVVSPARAASKRVDLDASDSVSPRRR
- a CDS encoding methyltransferase domain-containing protein, with the protein product MREASVTESTVVSPSSRGSAYYDRWYSDMQMSPVKDAILARRLGMPADFGPVGVLPFGALDEVTEGLALTEGALLADIACGRGGYGIEVARRADARLAGVDFSAVALGQARRTAARRLGREVTAADLGRPARTGLPGPRANGDSPSAAQDAPHGTPANTGWPGSPYLDTDRAQFWLGTLTGTGLSTESVDALLCTDSIQLAGPPAAALAEFRRVLRRGGRLVLTTWLATDPGDARVPERIRRLDLRRDLTDAGFEDVVVEERPEWAAAERGLYEEAVTTPNDGNDLALASLQDEGRAALEDFDKLRRVVAFATRP